A region of uncultured Carboxylicivirga sp. DNA encodes the following proteins:
- a CDS encoding glycosyltransferase family A protein, which produces MNTPLVSILITAYNREPYIAVAIQSAINQTYDNLEIVILDDCSTDNSFKIASDFAKKDNRIKVHKNPQNLGQFPTRNKIAQIATGKYIKYLDSDDLLYPHCIQVMVWAMEQFPNAGIGLCKNYRPDYIFPVQLSPQEAYTENFSNDPSFFVHAPNSTIINRDKFLELGGMKEDWGISADHWFIFQMVARYQTVLMPHGLVYYRIGHEQVSNEYTTDFHLIEQRHYIIRLLEDKNCPLSQARINQIKKKIKGNYIRYTFYQFLKFRIKATLNLINKVPLSDLQYILSR; this is translated from the coding sequence ATGAATACACCCTTAGTTAGTATACTAATCACTGCATACAATCGGGAACCATATATTGCAGTGGCTATACAGAGTGCCATAAATCAAACATATGACAATCTGGAGATAGTGATTCTTGATGATTGTTCAACAGATAATAGTTTTAAAATAGCATCAGATTTTGCAAAAAAGGATAATAGAATTAAAGTTCATAAAAATCCCCAGAATTTAGGTCAGTTTCCAACACGAAATAAAATAGCGCAAATTGCTACAGGAAAGTATATAAAGTATCTTGACTCTGATGATTTATTATATCCTCACTGTATACAAGTAATGGTTTGGGCTATGGAACAGTTTCCGAATGCAGGAATCGGACTGTGTAAAAACTATCGCCCCGATTATATCTTCCCGGTACAACTAAGTCCTCAAGAGGCATATACGGAGAATTTCTCTAATGATCCTTCTTTTTTCGTACACGCTCCAAATTCTACAATCATAAATAGGGATAAGTTTCTTGAACTTGGTGGTATGAAGGAAGATTGGGGAATATCAGCAGATCATTGGTTTATTTTTCAAATGGTAGCCAGGTATCAAACAGTATTGATGCCCCATGGATTAGTTTATTACAGAATAGGACATGAACAGGTTTCAAATGAATACACTACAGATTTTCATTTGATAGAACAAAGACATTATATAATTAGATTATTGGAAGATAAGAATTGTCCTTTAAGTCAAGCCCGAATTAATCAAATTAAAAAGAAAATAAAAGGAAACTATATTCGATATACCTTTTATCAATTTTTAAAATTTAGAATTAAAGCCACATTAAATTTAATAAACAAAGTTCCCTTATCTGATCTGCAATATATTTTATCGAGATAA
- a CDS encoding acyltransferase translates to MFLVILIKSIFISIFRNLYWIYNLSKISTPKGLKVKLPIIIEGKGKINSSENFTLDKNVNIGIAKNASLSVGFNTIFEEQFLIRVGNDACVKIGSNTRMGSFTKIYTNTSWNIGNDVKIATHCDIFARESLNSGRLCIGNGSHIGDGTIIDMCSDVTIDEEVAIGPNCTIYTHDHKFDDMNKPAWKGGLILKPVVIKRGAWIGSNVTILPGVTIGERAVIAAGAVVTQNVSPNTIVGGVPAKLLKEINN, encoded by the coding sequence ATGTTTTTAGTAATTTTAATCAAATCTATATTTATTTCCATCTTTAGAAATTTATATTGGATTTATAATCTCTCAAAAATATCAACCCCTAAAGGTTTAAAAGTTAAATTACCTATCATCATTGAAGGAAAAGGAAAAATAAATTCTAGTGAAAATTTCACACTTGATAAAAATGTGAATATTGGGATTGCTAAGAATGCTTCACTTTCCGTTGGTTTTAATACCATCTTTGAGGAACAATTTCTTATTCGGGTAGGAAATGATGCTTGTGTAAAAATTGGTTCAAATACTCGTATGGGAAGTTTTACCAAAATATACACAAACACGAGTTGGAATATTGGAAATGACGTAAAGATTGCAACACATTGTGATATTTTTGCTCGAGAATCGCTTAATTCCGGCAGGTTATGTATTGGTAATGGTTCACATATTGGGGACGGAACAATAATAGATATGTGTTCAGATGTAACCATCGATGAAGAGGTAGCCATTGGTCCCAATTGTACCATATATACACATGATCACAAATTTGATGATATGAATAAACCTGCATGGAAAGGAGGTTTAATATTAAAACCAGTTGTCATCAAAAGAGGAGCTTGGATTGGTTCTAATGTAACCATTCTTCCAGGTGTCACAATTGGTGAAAGAGCAGTTATTGCTGCAGGAGCTGTTGTAACCCAAAATGTAAGTCCCAATACGATTGTTGGTGGAGTGCCTGCTAAACTTTTAAAAGAAATTAATAATTAA
- a CDS encoding NAD(P)-dependent oxidoreductase, with translation MEILVTGATGFIGNHLCRLLCEQGHKVIALVRPGSDTYELSNLPNINFVFGDILNHLGLNKLQTFPKIVFHLAADWSRLNVQDDQEFIDFLIKKKINKLIFYSSICASGLDLSTQPLDENNKPEFLPSDYYGKYKYGVESYINSKSTEGEFTGINLRPTIVYGPGDTSNLYPLFQAVRNGNIALWNKGKQLLRPCYISNLNNIAISLMEDSSNSNNLTLHVGDNELLSLHQVVKYISTHLGVHSKYKNHSLFLGKNKGFFRFVLNRFKLTNSFGTQFAFNKWTREYNANINNLKKHVDTNKLISFDRAIEETSNWYNCNNLI, from the coding sequence ATGGAAATTCTGGTTACCGGAGCTACAGGTTTTATTGGAAATCATTTATGTCGCTTGCTCTGTGAGCAAGGCCATAAGGTTATTGCATTGGTTCGACCAGGCAGTGATACATATGAGCTATCTAATTTACCAAACATTAATTTTGTTTTTGGTGATATTTTAAACCATTTAGGTCTTAATAAACTTCAAACTTTCCCCAAAATTGTCTTTCACCTTGCGGCTGATTGGTCTAGATTAAACGTACAGGATGATCAGGAATTTATTGACTTTCTAATTAAAAAGAAAATCAACAAATTAATTTTTTATAGCAGTATATGTGCTTCCGGTCTTGATCTTTCAACCCAACCTTTGGACGAAAATAACAAACCAGAATTTTTACCCTCCGATTATTATGGAAAATATAAATATGGAGTAGAATCTTATATCAATAGTAAATCAACTGAAGGTGAATTTACTGGTATTAATTTACGACCAACAATAGTTTATGGACCCGGTGACACCTCCAATTTATATCCCTTGTTTCAAGCTGTAAGAAATGGAAATATAGCGCTTTGGAATAAAGGCAAACAGTTGCTAAGGCCTTGTTATATATCAAACCTTAATAACATTGCTATCTCATTAATGGAAGATTCTTCAAACTCAAATAACTTAACACTTCATGTTGGGGATAATGAATTACTTTCATTACATCAGGTAGTAAAATATATATCTACACATTTAGGTGTTCATTCTAAATACAAGAACCATTCATTATTTCTCGGAAAAAATAAGGGATTTTTTCGTTTTGTACTCAATCGGTTTAAACTGACAAATAGCTTTGGAACTCAATTTGCTTTTAATAAATGGACTCGTGAGTACAACGCTAATATAAACAACTTAAAAAAACATGTAGATACAAATAAATTAATATCCTTTGATAGGGCTATTGAAGAAACCTCTAACTGGTACAACTGTAATAATTTAATTTAA
- a CDS encoding Gfo/Idh/MocA family oxidoreductase, with the protein MSTPNRIKIAIVGCGAIFENNHLKVLIDSKLWEVAYLVDKDEFLLKKYSSLLGCNYGTNIDLIPNEINACLVATPNFLHVPQSIELLNRGFHVICEKPVGLNIEEVEKLQEAVNISEGYFFIVHQMRYLETIRFLRNELINIPINTLKQIDISYGNPFNWSSQTNFYTDSQKAGGGVLIDLGVHLIDLLISLWSGIKINESHCFATEAEPLVMDTAITCYGHINDHIPVSIRASRINQLNNSLRIKTSQTELECSLGSNQVQVKSLSNGKIISQKTIITPESNPFELFWESVYYSINDSSPSIFPSSVHDGITSMKLIRQIMDNLEIIMCK; encoded by the coding sequence ATGTCAACTCCTAATCGAATTAAAATAGCCATTGTTGGGTGTGGGGCTATCTTTGAAAACAACCACTTAAAAGTACTAATTGACTCCAAACTATGGGAAGTTGCATATTTAGTAGATAAAGATGAATTTTTACTTAAAAAATATTCATCTTTATTAGGATGTAATTATGGTACTAATATTGATTTAATTCCAAACGAGATTAATGCTTGCCTAGTTGCAACACCAAATTTTTTGCATGTTCCTCAAAGCATTGAATTATTGAATCGTGGTTTTCATGTTATTTGTGAAAAACCAGTTGGTCTTAATATCGAAGAGGTCGAAAAACTTCAGGAAGCTGTAAATATAAGTGAGGGTTACTTTTTTATTGTACATCAAATGCGGTATTTGGAAACAATCCGTTTTCTCCGAAATGAACTCATTAATATACCAATAAATACGCTTAAACAAATTGATATTTCATATGGGAATCCCTTTAATTGGTCATCTCAAACCAATTTTTACACTGATTCCCAAAAGGCTGGTGGTGGTGTTTTAATTGATCTGGGTGTACATTTAATTGATTTATTAATTTCATTATGGTCCGGTATTAAAATAAATGAATCACATTGTTTTGCAACAGAAGCAGAACCCTTAGTAATGGATACAGCCATTACATGTTATGGTCATATAAATGATCATATTCCGGTTTCAATTCGAGCAAGTAGAATCAACCAATTAAACAATAGCTTACGAATAAAAACATCTCAAACTGAGCTTGAATGTTCATTGGGAAGTAACCAGGTTCAAGTAAAATCATTATCTAATGGTAAAATAATTTCTCAAAAAACGATAATTACTCCGGAATCAAACCCATTTGAGTTATTCTGGGAAAGTGTTTATTATTCAATTAATGATTCTTCTCCTTCAATATTTCCATCTTCTGTTCATGACGGCATTACATCTATGAAGCTAATCAGACAAATCATGGATAATTTAGAAATTATCATGTGTAAATGA
- a CDS encoding glycosyltransferase, with protein MNTIFYIAYEFPPLNNGGVLRSAKFAKYLPDFNIKPVVFTLSPHDYKAIFKEFLVDNTLLDEIPDRAEIIWVPSPGIKRKHSLRAFFSIVRRDTSHWQPNLKKAIIDNIEKYKPQAIVVTAPPFSLVSYARKLSKELNLPLIIDMRDAWTYWNLTPYRTYFHYLFTKLEERRCFKHASKIIGTSQQTLKDFKKLHPSIPSDKFHLIPNGFDIEMDHWQTEDLTNRKYRIGYVGSFYYSPEARRQMFTHWSKKPIKHWLNFVPRKEDWLYRSPYYFFKTVSKLIKHNPSYIDKIEICFAGHKPEWFDSMVTENRLESVVKHLGLLSLNESLTFQKQCDALLLTSAKVVGGNDYSIAGKTYEYISIKKPIVSFVCEGAQKDILIKTGIAILCNPDELEESMNKLKELIDGKIHLQPDQQYIKSFHRRKLAENFADIITTDIS; from the coding sequence ATGAACACCATATTTTATATTGCATATGAATTTCCTCCTCTTAATAACGGAGGAGTACTACGATCAGCAAAATTTGCCAAATACCTACCAGACTTTAACATTAAACCGGTTGTTTTTACTTTATCACCACACGATTACAAAGCAATTTTTAAAGAATTTCTAGTTGACAATACCCTTTTGGATGAAATACCGGACAGAGCAGAGATTATTTGGGTTCCTTCACCTGGTATTAAGAGAAAGCACTCTTTAAGAGCCTTTTTCAGCATTGTGCGCCGCGATACTTCTCATTGGCAACCTAATCTAAAAAAAGCAATTATTGATAATATTGAAAAATATAAACCTCAGGCAATTGTTGTAACAGCCCCTCCCTTCAGCTTAGTTTCTTATGCTCGGAAATTATCTAAGGAATTAAATTTACCTTTGATAATTGATATGAGAGATGCCTGGACTTACTGGAATCTGACACCTTACAGGACTTATTTTCATTATTTATTTACAAAACTTGAAGAAAGAAGATGTTTTAAACATGCCAGTAAGATTATTGGGACCTCTCAACAAACATTAAAAGATTTCAAAAAGCTACATCCGTCAATACCTTCTGATAAATTTCACCTTATTCCTAATGGCTTTGATATTGAAATGGATCATTGGCAAACTGAGGATCTGACAAATAGAAAATATAGAATTGGTTATGTAGGGAGCTTCTATTATTCTCCTGAGGCACGAAGGCAAATGTTTACACATTGGTCGAAAAAGCCCATTAAGCATTGGTTAAATTTTGTTCCTAGAAAAGAGGATTGGCTTTACCGTTCACCATATTATTTTTTTAAAACCGTTTCAAAACTAATAAAACACAATCCTTCATACATAGATAAAATAGAGATTTGCTTTGCAGGCCACAAACCCGAATGGTTCGATAGCATGGTGACAGAAAACAGATTAGAATCTGTTGTTAAACATTTAGGATTACTAAGTCTTAACGAATCTCTTACATTTCAGAAGCAATGCGATGCCCTATTATTGACTTCAGCAAAAGTTGTAGGTGGTAATGATTACAGTATTGCAGGAAAGACATATGAATATATTTCAATAAAAAAGCCAATAGTTTCATTTGTTTGTGAAGGTGCCCAAAAAGACATATTAATAAAAACCGGAATTGCAATTTTGTGTAATCCTGATGAATTAGAAGAATCAATGAATAAACTAAAAGAACTTATTGATGGAAAAATTCATTTGCAACCAGATCAACAATATATCAAAAGTTTTCATCGTCGAAAATTAGCTGAAAATTTTGCAGATATTATCACCACTGATATATCTTAA
- the wecB gene encoding UDP-N-acetylglucosamine 2-epimerase (non-hydrolyzing) → MPNRKKILLVFGTRPEAIKMAPLVKALMSEETLLSKVCVTAQHREMLDQVLQLFDIHPDYDLNLMKPGQDLSDITSRVLLELRPVLEDFQPDCVLVHGDTSTSTAAALAAFYKQIPVGHVEAGLRTNNIYSPWPEEMNRQLTGRLATYHFAPTLWSKENLIKENIPKEFISVTGNTVIDSLHLTLTKIDQEKEIKTQTIGQLNNYIPDLENILTSRKLILVTGHRRENFGDGFVQICEAIKEIAIRQSDSLIIYPVHLNPNVQKPVNQILGNNDNVYLIPPLEYLPFVFLMSRCHFVLTDSGGIQEEAPGLGKPVLVMRDTTERPEAVEAGTVKLVGTNKEMIIKESLELLNNPDIYNQMSLAHNPYGDGKASYSIIKYLKENL, encoded by the coding sequence ATGCCTAATAGAAAAAAAATATTGCTTGTTTTTGGAACCAGACCGGAAGCAATAAAAATGGCACCTTTGGTTAAGGCTCTTATGAGTGAAGAAACTTTACTCTCCAAAGTATGTGTTACAGCTCAACACAGGGAAATGCTCGATCAGGTACTTCAACTTTTTGATATCCACCCTGATTATGATTTAAACCTGATGAAACCTGGTCAGGATTTATCAGATATTACCTCCCGGGTTTTATTAGAATTAAGACCCGTATTAGAAGATTTTCAACCTGATTGCGTACTAGTTCATGGAGATACCAGTACAAGCACAGCAGCTGCTTTGGCAGCATTCTACAAACAAATACCTGTTGGACATGTTGAGGCCGGGCTACGTACCAACAATATCTACTCGCCCTGGCCCGAAGAAATGAACCGACAGTTAACGGGTCGTTTGGCCACCTATCATTTTGCTCCCACACTCTGGTCAAAAGAAAACTTAATTAAAGAAAATATCCCGAAAGAGTTTATCTCTGTTACGGGAAATACAGTAATTGATTCTTTACATTTGACTCTTACCAAGATAGATCAAGAAAAGGAGATTAAAACTCAAACAATTGGTCAACTCAATAATTATATACCCGATTTAGAGAATATCCTTACTTCCAGAAAACTAATATTGGTTACAGGACATCGCCGTGAAAATTTTGGAGACGGTTTTGTTCAAATATGTGAAGCAATTAAAGAAATTGCAATAAGGCAATCAGATTCATTGATTATCTATCCGGTACATTTAAATCCTAATGTTCAAAAACCGGTCAATCAGATATTAGGTAACAATGATAACGTATACTTAATTCCTCCGTTAGAATATTTACCTTTTGTATTCTTGATGAGCAGATGCCATTTTGTACTTACAGATAGTGGAGGTATCCAGGAAGAAGCTCCAGGATTAGGAAAACCTGTTCTGGTAATGCGTGATACAACGGAACGTCCTGAAGCAGTTGAAGCTGGTACAGTTAAGTTGGTGGGTACAAATAAAGAGATGATAATTAAAGAATCTTTAGAGCTATTAAATAACCCTGATATTTACAATCAAATGTCCTTAGCCCATAATCCATATGGAGATGGTAAAGCCAGTTATAGTATTATCAAATACTTAAAAGAAAATCTATAA
- the wecC gene encoding UDP-N-acetyl-D-mannosamine dehydrogenase, whose protein sequence is MKTPKVTIIGMGYIGLPTAALIANNQIETNGFDINAKVVETINKGEIHIIEPGLKEMVSNGVKSGYLKASNQLQEGNVYLIVVPTPFKGNNEPDISFVETATRGVISYLKEDDLFIIESTSPVLTTEKMAEIIYAERPELKDKINIAYCPERVLPGKALEELVSNDRVIGGINQGSTQKAINFYRLFVKGQLHPTNARTAEMCKLVENSSRDVQIAFANELSIICDKANINVWELIELANKHPRVNILQPGCGVGGHCIAVDPWFIVSDYPQEAHVIRQAREINDYKAEWCVEKTLKTALDFEVQHGRKPTIACMGLAFKPDIDDLRESPAKYITSKIIAESRGTVLVVEPNISEHLSFSLTDSDSAYKMADIIVWLVKHSSFSKITKDRTKIELDFCGNRK, encoded by the coding sequence ATGAAAACACCCAAAGTAACTATCATAGGAATGGGCTACATAGGCCTTCCAACAGCAGCATTAATTGCTAATAATCAAATTGAAACTAATGGTTTTGATATTAACGCCAAGGTGGTAGAAACCATTAATAAGGGAGAAATACACATTATTGAACCGGGCCTTAAAGAGATGGTTAGTAATGGTGTAAAATCAGGATATTTAAAAGCCAGTAACCAACTACAAGAAGGCAATGTTTACCTAATTGTAGTTCCAACTCCCTTTAAAGGAAATAATGAGCCAGACATCTCTTTTGTTGAGACAGCAACCAGAGGGGTGATATCATATTTGAAAGAAGATGATTTATTTATTATCGAGTCAACCTCACCTGTGTTAACTACAGAAAAAATGGCAGAAATCATTTATGCTGAAAGACCTGAATTAAAAGACAAAATTAATATCGCATATTGTCCTGAACGTGTATTACCAGGTAAAGCATTGGAAGAATTAGTGAGCAACGACCGTGTAATAGGTGGCATTAACCAGGGTTCTACACAAAAGGCCATTAATTTTTATCGCTTGTTTGTAAAAGGACAACTACATCCAACCAATGCTCGCACTGCTGAGATGTGTAAATTGGTAGAAAATTCCTCAAGGGATGTTCAAATTGCTTTCGCAAATGAGTTATCCATTATTTGTGATAAAGCAAATATCAATGTATGGGAACTAATAGAATTGGCAAATAAACATCCTCGTGTAAATATTCTTCAACCAGGTTGTGGTGTTGGAGGGCATTGCATTGCTGTTGATCCATGGTTTATTGTTTCAGATTACCCTCAAGAAGCCCATGTTATCCGACAAGCACGTGAAATAAATGATTACAAAGCAGAATGGTGTGTGGAAAAGACGTTAAAAACTGCATTGGATTTTGAGGTACAACATGGAAGAAAACCTACCATCGCATGTATGGGATTAGCTTTCAAACCAGACATTGATGATTTAAGAGAGTCTCCTGCAAAATATATAACATCAAAAATAATCGCAGAATCACGTGGAACTGTTTTAGTTGTAGAACCTAACATTAGTGAGCATCTGAGCTTTAGTCTAACAGACTCTGATAGTGCTTACAAAATGGCAGATATCATTGTTTGGTTGGTAAAACATTCCTCTTTTTCTAAAATAACAAAAGATAGAACAAAGATTGAATTGGATTTTTGCGGTAATCGAAAATAA
- a CDS encoding four helix bundle protein, with protein sequence MKEEQYSFKKLIVWQKSMAFTEACLTITESINGHYRLCEQLEAAAASVPQNIAEGNGRISTKEYIHFLYIARGSLFEAITILNIIERKEIISGTTLNELEDLGLEITKMLNSLISKQRTFL encoded by the coding sequence ATGAAAGAAGAACAATATTCATTTAAAAAATTGATTGTTTGGCAAAAGAGCATGGCTTTCACTGAAGCTTGCTTAACAATAACAGAATCAATTAATGGACATTACCGTCTATGTGAGCAATTAGAAGCCGCTGCAGCTAGTGTTCCTCAGAACATTGCTGAGGGAAATGGGCGTATCTCAACTAAAGAATATATTCATTTCTTATATATTGCAAGAGGTTCTTTATTTGAAGCAATAACAATACTTAATATCATAGAACGTAAGGAAATCATTTCTGGAACAACACTTAATGAATTGGAGGATCTTGGACTTGAAATCACTAAAATGCTTAATAGCCTAATTTCAAAACAACGTACTTTTCTATAG
- a CDS encoding four helix bundle protein, whose protein sequence is MSTIKSFKELIVYQKAFQLSMDIFEDSKEFPKEEKYALTDQMRRSSRSICSNIAEAWAKKIYPKLFVNKISDSLGEEYETEVWLEYAWKCNYVTEAKYQKYIESYNEVRKILLAILSHPEKFSR, encoded by the coding sequence ATGAGTACTATAAAAAGCTTTAAGGAGTTAATTGTCTATCAGAAAGCATTCCAGCTATCTATGGATATTTTTGAAGATTCAAAAGAATTTCCCAAAGAAGAAAAATATGCTCTGACGGATCAAATGAGACGATCATCACGTTCGATATGCTCGAACATAGCTGAAGCCTGGGCTAAAAAGATTTACCCAAAATTGTTTGTCAATAAAATTTCTGATTCTTTGGGTGAAGAATATGAAACTGAAGTATGGTTAGAATATGCCTGGAAATGCAATTATGTAACAGAAGCAAAATATCAGAAGTATATTGAATCATATAATGAAGTTCGCAAAATACTATTAGCTATACTATCACATCCAGAAAAATTCAGCAGATAA